One genomic window of Campylobacter fetus subsp. fetus includes the following:
- a CDS encoding shikimate dehydrogenase, with protein MKYFAVFGNPINHSISPRLHNLALQGYGLAGFYGRVHLEDGLELINTFNKLELSGANVTVPFKEIVLNQCDEIDETAKSIGSLNTLVKRNGKIFGYNTDAPGFMLAISEFKDIESALILGAGGTARAICYILQKNGIDVEILNRSSSRAQSFKDCSFFTHQDYKPKGYTLVVNTTSAGLADDHLPANRDILKQVLDSSKFAFDVIYNKNTPFLNLAKSCSLTCKDGKDMLLFQAILSFNIFYENKFENEKIRSFMQEALFF; from the coding sequence GTGAAGTATTTTGCTGTTTTTGGAAATCCTATAAATCATTCTATATCTCCACGCCTACATAACCTTGCTTTACAAGGTTATGGGCTGGCTGGATTTTATGGCAGAGTTCATTTAGAAGATGGACTTGAGTTAATAAATACATTTAATAAACTTGAATTGAGTGGAGCAAATGTCACGGTTCCATTTAAAGAGATTGTTCTAAATCAGTGTGACGAAATAGATGAAACTGCTAAAAGTATAGGTTCGTTAAATACGCTTGTAAAAAGAAACGGTAAAATATTTGGATATAATACGGATGCACCCGGATTTATGCTTGCTATAAGTGAGTTTAAAGATATCGAAAGTGCGTTGATTTTGGGGGCTGGCGGAACGGCTAGAGCTATTTGTTATATTCTTCAAAAAAACGGTATAGATGTAGAAATATTAAATAGAAGCAGCAGCAGAGCACAGAGTTTCAAAGATTGCAGTTTTTTTACACATCAAGACTATAAGCCTAAAGGCTACACTTTAGTTGTTAATACAACTTCCGCGGGACTTGCGGACGACCATTTGCCGGCTAATAGAGATATTTTAAAACAAGTGTTAGATAGTTCTAAATTTGCATTTGATGTTATTTATAATAAAAATACTCCTTTTTTAAATTTAGCAAAGTCGTGTTCTCTCACTTGCAAAGATGGAAAAGATATGCTGCTTTTTCAGGCTATCTTATCGTTTAATATTTTTTATGAAAATAAATTTGAAAATGAAAAAATTAGATCTTTTATGCAAGAAGCTTTGTTTTTCTAA
- a CDS encoding SPOR domain-containing protein, whose protein sequence is MEENNKGLQDILLDKNEDDKSSKIRKILISVAGLVILFVIVLIVMKLLNGGSPSTDTKEESLALPSEPELRVETNQPATTPNNEIFEQVPIISDTNSKDNFENIVNEYKNNQAAMNNNQTVAAPLKAPESVVPAKDNTPKAETNKNITPKVPTQKKAEPSAKPAQKAAVTKPAKTGNLASGNYIQVASLSKVNSNDPFIKKIKENGFDYHAYETTVNGKNVVKILIGPYNGAELNTNMEKIRKNISSGAFLFKVQ, encoded by the coding sequence ATGGAAGAGAACAACAAAGGTCTGCAAGATATATTGCTAGATAAAAATGAAGATGATAAATCTAGTAAAATAAGAAAAATTTTAATCAGTGTTGCTGGACTGGTAATACTGTTTGTAATAGTTCTTATAGTCATGAAATTGTTAAATGGTGGCAGTCCTAGTACAGATACTAAAGAAGAGAGTTTAGCTCTTCCATCAGAACCGGAGCTTAGAGTAGAAACAAATCAGCCGGCTACTACTCCAAATAACGAAATTTTTGAACAAGTCCCTATAATTTCAGACACTAATTCTAAGGATAATTTTGAAAATATAGTAAATGAGTATAAAAATAATCAAGCCGCTATGAATAATAACCAGACAGTTGCCGCTCCTTTAAAAGCACCTGAATCTGTAGTTCCTGCTAAAGATAATACTCCAAAAGCCGAAACAAATAAAAATATAACTCCAAAGGTACCGACTCAGAAAAAAGCCGAGCCTTCAGCTAAACCAGCTCAAAAAGCAGCTGTTACTAAACCGGCTAAAACAGGAAATTTGGCTAGTGGAAACTATATACAAGTAGCGTCTCTTTCTAAGGTAAATTCAAATGATCCGTTTATAAAAAAGATCAAAGAAAATGGATTTGATTATCATGCGTATGAAACAACCGTAAATGGAAAAAATGTGGTAAAAATCTTAATAGGACCATATAATGGAGCAGAGCTAAATACAAATATGGAAAAAATCAGAAAAAATATATCAAGCGGTGCGTTTTTATTTAAGGTGCAGTAG
- a CDS encoding DUF1882 domain-containing protein translates to MQSIDLTLIKMITDHYYIKRDAILNKIEYKGRHFFDKFERIDEPLNYNVQKEHEERKIIAAHSLISKNDKIENIVFDYNGRTPERFWHRAQLMLREEGFINFTAYESKTPGHLHLYVHKGHTTLSEGYQIANRLSVMLAQKLPQEWRMFPSLDLPREFNILALPYALYQKERGASWSKHM, encoded by the coding sequence ATGCAGAGTATAGATTTAACTTTAATTAAAATGATAACAGATCACTATTATATAAAACGTGATGCTATTTTAAATAAGATTGAATATAAAGGTAGGCATTTTTTTGATAAATTTGAAAGAATAGACGAGCCTCTTAATTATAATGTACAAAAAGAGCATGAAGAACGTAAGATAATAGCTGCTCATTCATTAATTAGTAAAAATGATAAGATAGAAAATATAGTTTTTGATTATAATGGTAGAACTCCAGAGCGTTTTTGGCATAGGGCACAACTTATGCTTAGAGAAGAGGGTTTTATAAATTTTACAGCGTATGAAAGTAAGACTCCGGGCCATCTTCATCTGTATGTTCATAAAGGTCACACCACTTTAAGCGAAGGATATCAGATAGCAAATAGATTATCTGTTATGTTGGCTCAAAAGTTGCCTCAAGAATGGAGAATGTTTCCTAGTCTTGATTTGCCTCGCGAGTTTAATATTTTAGCGTTGCCTTATGCTCTATATCAAAAAGAGCGTGGAGCTAGCTGGTCAAAGCATATGTAA
- a CDS encoding serine hydroxymethyltransferase, which translates to MSLESFDKDIYSLVNKELERQCDHLEMIASENFTYPDVMEVMGSVLTNKYAEGYPGKRYYGGCEFVDEIEQIAIDRCKKLFGCEFANVQPNSGSQANQGVYGAFLKPGDKILGMDLSHGGHLTHGSKVSSSGKNYESFFYGVELDGRINYNKVEEIANITKPKMIVCGASAYAREIDFKKFREIADSVGAYLFADVAHIAGLVVAGEHNNPFPHCHVVSSTTHKTLRGPRGGIIMTNDEEFAKKINSSIFPGIQGGPLMHVIAGKAVGFKHNLSEEWKVYAKQVKTNAKKLGEVLINRGYDLVSGGTDNHLVLVSFLNKEFSGKDADIALGNAGITVNKNTVPGETRSPFITSGIRVGSPALTARGMKESEFELIANRIADVLDDIDNSSKQEKIKAELKELAHQFIIYDKAMF; encoded by the coding sequence ATGAGTTTGGAAAGTTTTGATAAGGATATTTACTCTTTAGTAAATAAAGAGTTAGAAAGACAGTGCGATCATTTAGAGATGATAGCTAGCGAAAATTTTACATATCCTGATGTCATGGAAGTTATGGGCTCGGTACTCACAAATAAATATGCTGAGGGATACCCTGGCAAAAGATATTATGGTGGTTGTGAGTTTGTAGATGAGATAGAACAAATAGCAATTGATAGATGTAAAAAGCTTTTTGGTTGCGAGTTTGCAAACGTTCAGCCAAATAGCGGAAGTCAGGCAAATCAAGGCGTTTATGGAGCGTTTTTGAAACCTGGTGATAAAATACTTGGTATGGATCTAAGCCATGGCGGACACCTTACTCACGGTTCTAAAGTTTCAAGCTCTGGAAAAAACTATGAGAGCTTTTTCTACGGTGTTGAGCTTGATGGACGTATAAATTATAATAAAGTAGAAGAGATAGCAAATATAACTAAACCTAAAATGATAGTTTGCGGTGCTAGTGCTTATGCTAGAGAGATTGATTTTAAGAAATTTAGAGAGATAGCCGATAGCGTTGGAGCATATTTATTTGCCGATGTTGCTCATATAGCAGGTCTTGTAGTAGCAGGAGAACATAACAATCCATTTCCTCACTGTCACGTTGTAAGTTCAACCACTCATAAAACATTAAGAGGTCCAAGAGGCGGTATCATCATGACAAATGATGAGGAATTTGCTAAAAAAATAAATAGTTCTATATTTCCGGGAATTCAAGGCGGGCCGCTTATGCACGTGATTGCTGGAAAAGCAGTTGGATTTAAGCATAATCTTAGTGAGGAGTGGAAAGTTTATGCTAAGCAAGTAAAGACAAACGCTAAAAAACTCGGAGAAGTCTTAATAAACAGAGGGTATGATCTAGTAAGCGGCGGAACAGACAATCACCTTGTTCTAGTAAGTTTTTTAAATAAAGAATTTAGTGGAAAAGATGCAGATATCGCTTTAGGTAACGCAGGAATAACAGTAAATAAAAATACGGTTCCGGGCGAAACTAGAAGTCCGTTTATAACAAGTGGTATAAGAGTAGGTAGCCCGGCACTTACTGCAAGAGGCATGAAAGAGAGTGAATTTGAGCTTATAGCAAACCGTATAGCAGATGTTTTAGATGATATAGATAATTCTTCAAAACAAGAGAAGATAAAAGCAGAACTAAAAGAGCTTGCTCACCAGTTTATTATTTATGACAAGGCGATGTTCTAA
- the lysS gene encoding lysine--tRNA ligase: protein MFENELELTRLAKADELRSLGVNPYPHFLKRDMSISEFKTKFAYIKDLNGDEKKADEEVTISGRLKLKRVAGKSTFANMEDENDNIQIYYSLGSIGEEDYTKFKKNLEVGDIVLVTGYAFITKTGEFSIHASKIVLASKAISPLPEKFHGLTDIEMRYRQRYLDMIMDKDVRADFVKRSLIISTIRRFFEDKGFLEVETPMMHPIAGGANAKPFITHHNALDVDRYLKIAPELYLKRLIVGGMEAVFEMNRCFRNEGMDLTHNPEFTSIEFYWAWHNYFEAMDLTEELFAVLLDRLNLPQVIEFDGKSIDFSKPFARVKYIDAIVEIGGISRDIVTNKDKILSKLKADKFEANDKLDLGHLQAELFDNYVEDKLINPTFIVDFPISISPLSRRSDADKNVAERFELFIAGRELANAFNELNDPVDQYERFKSQIEAKNAGDDEAHEMDEDYCQALGYGMSPTVGWGLGVDRLVMLLLNKKSIRDVILFPAMKPLKTENKENKK, encoded by the coding sequence ATATTTGAAAATGAATTAGAATTAACAAGGTTAGCTAAAGCAGATGAGCTTAGAAGCTTAGGAGTAAATCCATATCCTCACTTTTTAAAACGCGATATGAGTATTAGCGAGTTTAAAACCAAATTTGCCTATATCAAAGATTTAAATGGCGATGAAAAAAAAGCAGATGAAGAAGTAACTATTTCAGGGCGTTTGAAACTAAAAAGGGTGGCCGGAAAATCTACTTTTGCAAATATGGAAGATGAAAATGATAATATTCAAATTTACTACTCTTTAGGCAGTATAGGCGAAGAAGATTATACTAAATTTAAAAAAAATCTGGAAGTCGGAGATATAGTATTAGTCACCGGATACGCGTTTATAACAAAAACCGGTGAGTTTAGTATCCATGCAAGTAAAATAGTATTAGCTAGTAAAGCTATCAGTCCTCTTCCAGAGAAGTTTCACGGTCTTACCGATATCGAGATGAGATATCGTCAAAGATATCTTGATATGATAATGGATAAAGATGTTAGAGCCGATTTCGTAAAACGCTCACTTATAATAAGCACTATTCGAAGATTTTTTGAAGATAAAGGCTTTTTGGAAGTTGAAACTCCTATGATGCATCCGATAGCTGGCGGGGCAAACGCAAAGCCGTTTATCACTCACCATAACGCACTAGATGTGGATAGGTATTTGAAAATCGCTCCGGAGTTATATCTAAAAAGACTTATTGTAGGTGGTATGGAAGCCGTGTTTGAGATGAATAGATGTTTCAGAAATGAAGGAATGGACCTTACTCATAATCCGGAATTTACAAGCATTGAGTTTTACTGGGCATGGCATAATTATTTTGAAGCAATGGATTTAACTGAAGAGTTATTTGCTGTTTTATTAGATAGATTAAATTTACCACAAGTTATCGAATTTGATGGTAAAAGTATTGATTTTTCTAAGCCTTTTGCTAGAGTAAAATACATAGACGCTATAGTTGAAATCGGTGGTATTAGCAGAGATATAGTTACTAATAAAGATAAAATTTTATCAAAATTAAAAGCAGATAAATTTGAAGCGAATGATAAGCTGGATCTTGGTCATTTACAAGCTGAACTTTTTGATAATTATGTTGAAGATAAGCTAATAAATCCAACATTTATAGTGGATTTTCCTATATCTATAAGCCCGCTTTCAAGAAGAAGTGATGCAGATAAAAATGTAGCCGAAAGATTTGAGCTGTTCATCGCAGGTCGTGAGTTGGCAAATGCATTTAATGAGTTAAATGATCCAGTTGATCAGTATGAGAGATTTAAATCCCAAATAGAAGCAAAAAATGCAGGAGATGATGAGGCGCATGAGATGGATGAAGATTATTGTCAAGCATTAGGCTATGGTATGTCTCCAACCGTAGGATGGGGACTTGGCGTTGATAGGTTAGTAATGCTGCTTCTAAATAAAAAGTCTATACGAGATGTTATACTTTTTCCTGCTATGAAACCACTAAAAACCGAAAATAAGGAGAATAAAAAATGA
- a CDS encoding Fur family transcriptional regulator translates to MTNVDNIEYDTLLDRFKKVLRDNGLKYTKQREILLKTLYNNSDHFTPEQLYLYIKDSHPDLNLGIATVYRSLNLLEESGMVTSISFGAQGKKFELATKPHHDHMICRTCGNIIEFEDPIIEKRQSIISKEHGFKLTGHMMQLYGVCQECNKKKN, encoded by the coding sequence ATGACAAATGTTGATAATATCGAATACGACACGCTTCTTGATCGCTTCAAGAAGGTTTTAAGAGATAATGGTCTAAAATATACAAAGCAAAGAGAGATTTTATTGAAAACTCTTTATAATAATAGTGATCACTTTACACCAGAGCAACTTTATCTTTATATAAAAGATAGTCATCCTGATTTAAATTTAGGTATCGCTACTGTTTATCGTAGTCTAAATTTATTAGAAGAATCCGGAATGGTGACTTCAATTAGTTTTGGGGCTCAAGGTAAGAAATTTGAGTTAGCGACAAAACCGCACCATGATCATATGATATGCAGAACTTGCGGAAATATAATCGAATTTGAGGATCCGATTATAGAAAAAAGACAATCTATTATATCAAAAGAACACGGATTTAAGCTCACTGGTCATATGATGCAGCTTTATGGAGTATGCCAAGAGTGCAACAAGAAAAAGAATTGA
- a CDS encoding CvpA family protein, producing MNFVTWFDIIVIALVVILGIKGIINGLVKEVFGLIGLIGGVIIASRNAQSVGDLISSNIYQLNDSSSFFFGFLVTLILFWFVCLIAGNIFSKMLSLSGLGFLDRILGFFIGSAKIFLVFAIFCAIISNISVLSQKIEPYFENSKVYPVLLASGKFIMNIDLNRTKQDAIDKFDNEPMSVDSNETNSTKEDR from the coding sequence ATGAATTTTGTAACTTGGTTTGATATTATTGTTATAGCCCTTGTGGTTATATTAGGTATAAAAGGTATAATAAACGGACTTGTAAAAGAGGTTTTTGGGCTTATAGGACTTATAGGTGGAGTTATTATAGCAAGCAGAAATGCTCAAAGCGTAGGAGATCTTATAAGCAGCAATATTTATCAATTAAACGATTCTTCTTCATTTTTCTTTGGATTTTTAGTAACTTTAATTCTATTTTGGTTTGTATGCTTGATAGCTGGAAATATATTTTCAAAGATGTTGTCTCTAAGTGGACTTGGGTTTTTAGATAGAATATTAGGATTTTTTATAGGAAGCGCTAAAATATTTTTAGTTTTTGCTATATTTTGCGCTATTATATCAAATATAAGTGTATTAAGCCAAAAAATTGAGCCATATTTTGAAAATAGCAAGGTTTATCCGGTTCTTTTGGCTAGTGGAAAGTTTATAATGAATATAGATTTAAATAGAACAAAACAAGATGCAATAGACAAATTTGATAATGAGCCTATGAGTGTTGATAGTAATGAGACAAATAGTACAAAGGAGGATAGATAG
- a CDS encoding type IV pilus twitching motility protein PilT, with protein MNIETLLKTVMHNKASDLHLVGRSEPQIRIDGSLRPLEGKVLDGSDIENLCYTILTDAQKSELEENKDLDFALELPGIGRFRGNCYYTMNGSLAAAFRMIPLNIPSLDDLNAPAIFKELVKKEKGLVLVTGGTGAGKSTTLAALLNEINITERKHIITIEDPIEFVHQNKNSLFSHRNVGTDTKSFARALKYALREDPDIILVGDLRDPETISIAIAAAETGHLVFGTLHTNSAVQTINRIVDSFNETEQAQVRNMLSVSLNAIISQTLVPKADNGRFAVHEVLINNHAISNLIRENKSHQIYSQIQLNQQNTGMQTQTQAMEKAVQMGFITKENAIRYSTNQQELAGKLGAI; from the coding sequence ATGAATATTGAAACTCTTTTAAAAACTGTGATGCATAACAAGGCGAGCGATCTACATTTAGTCGGTAGAAGTGAGCCTCAAATCAGAATTGATGGTAGCTTAAGACCGCTTGAAGGTAAAGTTTTAGATGGAAGCGATATAGAAAATTTATGCTACACTATTTTAACTGATGCGCAAAAAAGCGAATTGGAAGAGAACAAGGATTTAGATTTTGCTCTAGAATTACCAGGAATAGGGCGTTTTAGAGGTAATTGCTACTATACTATGAACGGAAGTTTAGCGGCTGCTTTTAGAATGATACCTCTAAATATACCAAGTCTTGATGATCTTAATGCTCCGGCTATTTTTAAAGAGTTGGTAAAAAAAGAAAAAGGTCTTGTTCTTGTTACTGGAGGAACGGGAGCTGGAAAATCGACGACTTTAGCAGCTTTGCTAAATGAGATAAATATTACTGAGCGAAAACATATAATCACCATAGAAGATCCTATAGAATTTGTTCATCAAAATAAGAATTCTCTATTCTCTCATAGAAACGTAGGCACCGATACTAAATCGTTTGCTAGGGCTTTGAAATACGCTCTTAGAGAAGATCCGGATATAATATTAGTAGGTGATTTAAGAGATCCGGAGACCATATCTATAGCTATAGCGGCCGCAGAAACAGGACACTTGGTATTTGGTACTTTGCACACAAACTCAGCCGTACAAACAATAAATAGAATAGTCGATAGTTTTAATGAGACAGAGCAGGCTCAAGTAAGAAATATGCTTAGCGTATCTCTAAATGCTATTATATCTCAAACTCTTGTGCCAAAAGCAGATAACGGCAGATTTGCCGTTCATGAAGTTTTGATAAATAATCATGCAATTTCAAATTTGATCAGAGAAAATAAATCTCATCAAATTTACTCTCAAATACAATTAAATCAACAAAATACAGGTATGCAAACACAAACTCAAGCGATGGAAAAGGCGGTGCAAATGGGTTTTATAACAAAAGAAAACGCTATAAGATATTCAACAAATCAGCAAGAATTAGCTGGAAAGTTAGGTGCAATTTAA
- the gatC gene encoding Asp-tRNA(Asn)/Glu-tRNA(Gln) amidotransferase subunit GatC, whose product MQIDDKMLEKLEKLSALKIPDQNREEFKSQLGKIVDFVDILNELDLDGIEATVSTIGGGTPFREDISKEGSVIDGILTHAPKKQNRYFEVPKIIE is encoded by the coding sequence ATGCAAATTGATGACAAAATGCTTGAGAAACTTGAGAAATTAAGCGCACTAAAAATACCAGATCAAAATCGCGAAGAGTTTAAATCTCAGCTCGGAAAGATTGTTGATTTTGTTGATATATTAAATGAGTTAGACTTAGATGGCATAGAAGCTACCGTAAGCACCATAGGAGGCGGAACTCCGTTTAGAGAAGATATTTCAAAAGAAGGTAGCGTTATAGACGGTATTTTGACCCATGCTCCGAAAAAACAAAATAGATATTTTGAAGTACCAAAAATAATAGAGTAA